TAAATACTAAATACTTCGCTGAAATTTCTTTCATATCCTCCAACGAAACGACAATATTTTCCACATTTTTATAATGCTTTAACAAACGATTTACCTTCTCTAACATCACATCACGCCACAATTTCCGGTTTTTATGAATAAAAGTAATCATCCTTGTTCTTCAATATATGCTATTAATTCTTCTATTACATATTTTTACTATTATTTTACACGAAAAATTCAAATGATACCACGATATGGTATCTAAAAAAATTAGGTCTCAATTTTATTTATACCTATATTCCAAAAAATAAAAAAGTGCGGTACCTCTTATATTAGAGCTACCGCACTTTTTCAATCTTTCTTTAATTTTCTCGCAATCCCGTTCCCTAGAGATTGTAATCCTTGAACAAGAATAATTAGGATAAAGACTGTTGCATACATCACTTCTGGCTCATAACGCAAATGACCGAATCGATATGCTAAATCTCCAAGACCACCTGCTCCTACAAGTCCAGCCATCGCAGTTGCACCGATTAATCCAATCGTTGCGATGGTCAAGCCGAGCACAAGCGATGGACGCGCTTCTCTAACCATAACGTGCCAAATAATTTTTATAGTAGAAACTCCCATTGCTTGATACGCCTCAATTACACCACGATCCACTTCTAGTAAAGCTGTTTCCATTAAACGTGCAATATAAGGAGCTGTAAATACAACAAGCGGTACAATCACACCTTTCACACCAATTGAAGTTCCCATAAGCAGTTTTGTAAACGGTAGAATGAAGAATAATAGAATAATAAATGGAATAGAACGAATGACATTAATAATTGTATTAAAAATAGGGTATACGATTTTATTCTCTAGTTGACCACCAGGCCTTGTTAAAACAAGTGTTACTCCTAGTGGCAATGCAATAATAATTGATATAAGTAGTGAAATTGATGTCATTTGAAACGTTTGAATCGTTGCTTCCCATATCACGTTACTCCATTCATCCAAAAAGGACTTGTTTCCCATACTCTTTCCTACCTCCTTCTACGATGATTCCTTGTTCCTGTAAAAATACTAAAGCTCTATGTACCTCGTTTTCTTCACCTTGCATATGAACAACGAGTTTACCGTACGCTTCATGCTTTAATTGTGTAATATTACCAGATAAAATATTGGGATACACTTGGAATCGTTTTGTAGCAACAGCCAATGCTGGTTCTCCTGAAGAGTTCCCTATAAACGAAAGTGTTACAATCTCCCCAGTGTTTTTTAGCTCTTTCTGTACTTCTTCCGGAATTTTAGCTGCAAAAGCGCTGTTTACAAATTTTTTCGTGGTTACATGTTGCGGATTTGTAAAAATATCCTTTACTGTGCCACTCTCAACCACAGCCCCATTCTCCATTACAGCAACTCGATCACATATACGCTGAATTACATTCATTTCGTGTGTAATTAGCAAAATCGTAATACCTATTTTCTCATTGATCTCTAGTAGCAAATCTAAAATAGAATCTGTTGTTTCTGGGTCTAATGCACTTGTCGCTTCATCACTTAGCAAAATTTCTGGTTCATAGGATAGTGCACGCGCAATCGCAACACGCTGTTTTTGACCACCAGAAAGCTCACTTGGATATGCATCTTTTCTATCAAAAAGGTCAACAATACTTAAATATTTTTCTACTCTTTTTTCAATTTCAGTTTTTGGAATCCCAGCTAGACGTAAAGGTAATGCAATATTTTCATAAACATTGACTGTTTTTAATAAGTTAAATCCTTGAAAAATCATCCCGATTTTTTGTCTCGCTTGCGCTAACTCTTTTGTAGATAAAGTTGTTAAATCTTTTTCATTTACAATTATATTTCCTGTTGTTGGTTTTTCTAATAAATTTACACAACGGATTAATGTACTTTTACCAGCGCCACTATATCCGATGATTCCAAATACTTCTCCTTTCTCTACTTTAAGAGAAATTGGTTTAAGAGCTTCAACCTTACCTTTTTTTGTTGTAAATACTTTGGATACATTTTTCAGTTCAATCATTATAGTCAGCTCCTACCAAGATGGCAAAACAGAACCATCGAATTTTTTCTCAATAAACTCTTTAACTTCTTTAGATTGATACGCTTTCTTTAATTTTTTTACAGCTGCATCATCCTTATTTCCCGTACGAACAACCACCCAGTTTACATATGGTGAATCTTTTCCTTCACGGAAAATAGAATCTTTAGCTGGATTTAGTTTTGCACCTAATGCAAAATTCGTATTAATCGCCGCTGCTTTCACTTCATCTAGCTGCGTTGGTAATTGTGACGCCTCTAATTCAACAATTTTCAAATTCTTCGGATTCTCAATCACATCTTTTACAGTTGCTTTCTCGGTTGCTTTTGGATCAACCTTTAAAACACCTGCTTTTTCAAATAATTTTAATGCCCGAAGTTCATTCGTTGGATCATTGGGTAAAGCAATT
This sequence is a window from Bacillus pseudomycoides DSM 12442. Protein-coding genes within it:
- a CDS encoding methionine ABC transporter permease, whose product is MGNKSFLDEWSNVIWEATIQTFQMTSISLLISIIIALPLGVTLVLTRPGGQLENKIVYPIFNTIINVIRSIPFIILLFFILPFTKLLMGTSIGVKGVIVPLVVFTAPYIARLMETALLEVDRGVIEAYQAMGVSTIKIIWHVMVREARPSLVLGLTIATIGLIGATAMAGLVGAGGLGDLAYRFGHLRYEPEVMYATVFILIILVQGLQSLGNGIARKLKKD
- a CDS encoding methionine ABC transporter ATP-binding protein, producing the protein MIELKNVSKVFTTKKGKVEALKPISLKVEKGEVFGIIGYSGAGKSTLIRCVNLLEKPTTGNIIVNEKDLTTLSTKELAQARQKIGMIFQGFNLLKTVNVYENIALPLRLAGIPKTEIEKRVEKYLSIVDLFDRKDAYPSELSGGQKQRVAIARALSYEPEILLSDEATSALDPETTDSILDLLLEINEKIGITILLITHEMNVIQRICDRVAVMENGAVVESGTVKDIFTNPQHVTTKKFVNSAFAAKIPEEVQKELKNTGEIVTLSFIGNSSGEPALAVATKRFQVYPNILSGNITQLKHEAYGKLVVHMQGEENEVHRALVFLQEQGIIVEGGRKEYGKQVLFG
- a CDS encoding MetQ/NlpA family ABC transporter substrate-binding protein, whose amino-acid sequence is MKKLLLSIVSGTVLLLGACSADSGKEAKALDEKKITVGVTGGPHEQIFEKVKEVAAKDGLQVDLKVFNDYVAPNVSLDEKDIDVNSYQTKSYLDVFKAERNMKLTEVFSTVTFPMGVYSKKLKDVKELKDGDAIALPNDPTNELRALKLFEKAGVLKVDPKATEKATVKDVIENPKNLKIVELEASQLPTQLDEVKAAAINTNFALGAKLNPAKDSIFREGKDSPYVNWVVVRTGNKDDAAVKKLKKAYQSKEVKEFIEKKFDGSVLPSW